In the Quercus lobata isolate SW786 chromosome 5, ValleyOak3.0 Primary Assembly, whole genome shotgun sequence genome, one interval contains:
- the LOC115988595 gene encoding FCS-Like Zinc finger 17-like: MEDEVNKQSKQHNKSSYAGHAISNNRTSFAVGLQILTQISHGESNILVKSSLKLTQPTSQFPLIHLHTKSLESSFLKMCYLCDKKLSLDKDVYMYRGDQDFCSIECRNRQIVLDEMRELETSTKNMVASYRDCCNSDRRETQILLEEISQRHEPRPIRYQINWAIVS, translated from the exons ATGGAAGATGAGGTTAATAAGCAGAgtaaacaacataataaatcCAGCTATGCAGGCCATGCAATCTCAAACAACCGCACTTCATTCGCTGTTGGGTTACAGATCCTTACACAGATTTCACATGGTGAATCCAATATCCTTGTCAAATCCTCATTGAAATTAACCCAACCCACCTCTCAATTCCCACTAATTCATCTTCATACCAAATCTCTTGAATCTAGCTTTCTAAAAATGTGTTACCTATGTGACAAGAAACTAAGCCTTGATAAAGATGTGTACATGTACAG GGGTGACCAAGACTTCTGTAGCATAGAGTGCCGGAACAGACAAATTGTATTGGATGAAATGAGAGAATTAGAAACTTCTACGAAGAACATGGTGGCATCTTATAGAGATTGTTGCAATAGTGACAGACGTGAGACTCAAATCCTCCTAGAGGAAATAAGTCAGAGACATGAGCCTAGGCCAATCCGATATCAAATAAATTGGGCGATAGTCTCATAG
- the LOC115992185 gene encoding FCS-Like Zinc finger 17-like — translation MLLKFKSPFKMEDEVNKQSKQHGKSSYAGHAISYNNTSLAVGLRILTQVSHGESNILVKSALKLTQPTSHPQFPLHLQTKSLESCFLKVCHLCDKELSPDKDVYMYRGDQGFCSIECRNRQIVLDEMKELEASTKNMVASYRHCCNSGRRETQMLLEEIRQRHEPRPIRCQINWAIVS, via the exons ATGCTTCTAAAGTTCAAGAGTCCCTTCAAAATGGAAGATGAAGTTAATAAGCAGAGTAAACAACATGGTAAGTCCAGCTATGCAGGCCATGCAATCTCATACAACAACACTTCATTAGCTGTTGGGTTACGAATCCTTACACAGGTTTCACATGGTGAATCCAATATCCTTGTGAAATCCGCATTGAAATTAACCCAACCCACCTCTCATCCTCAATTCCCACTTCATCTTCAGACCAAATCTCTTGAATCTTGCTTTCTAAAAGTGTGTCACCTATGTGATAAGGAACTAAGCCCTGATAAAGATGTGTACATGTACAG GGGTGACCAAGGCTTCTGTAGTATAGAGTGCCGGAACAGACAAATTGTATTGGATGAAATGAAAGAATTAGAAGCTTCTACGAAGAACATGGTGGCATCTTATAGACATTGTTGCAATAGTGGCAGACGTGAGACTCAAATGCTCCTTGAGGAAATACGTCAGAGACATGAGCCTAGGCCAATCCGTTGTCAAATAAATTGGGCGATAGTGTCATAG
- the LOC115989003 gene encoding uncharacterized protein LOC115989003: MEGIAICHGGPKLSHLFFADDNFIFCKASLVDCDALQGILKVYEQALGQQLNRAKTSLFFNSNTPNAIQEEIKQRFGAQITKQNEKYLGLPSLVGRKKRNTFNEIKEKLRKKLACWKEKMMSKVDKEVLIKAVAQAIPTYNISCFKFPDALCDKLTSMIRNFWWGQKEEDKNSSFYWCSIMSTQNLVIEGVQWRVGNGTNICI; the protein is encoded by the coding sequence ATGGAGGGAATTGCTATTTGTCATGGTGGCCCAAAATTATCACATctcttttttgcagatgataacTTCATCTTTTGCAAGGCTTCTTTGGTAGATTGTGATGCCCTTCAAGGAATCTTGAAAGTGTATGAGCAAGCATTAGGCCAGCAATTAAATCGGGCCAAGACATCATTATTTTTCAATAGCAACACACCAAATGCAATCCAAGAGGAGATAAAACAAAGATTTGGAGCTCAAATTACAAAGCAAAATGAGAAATATCTGGGATTGCCTTCCTTGGTGGGGAGGAAAAAAAGGAATACTTTCAATGAGATTAAAGAGAAGCTTCGTAAAAAGTTGGCGTgttggaaggaaaaaatgaTGTCTAAAGTTGATAAAGAGGTGCTCATCAAGGCGGTGGCCCAAGCTATACCAACATACAACATAAGTTGCTTCAAATTTCCAGATGCACTATGTGATAAGTTGACAAGCATGAtaaggaatttttggtggggacaaaagGAAGAGGACAAGAACTCGTCCTTTTATTGGTGTAGTATCATGTCTACCCAAAATTTGGTTATAGAGGGTGTGCAATGGAGAGTTGGTAATGGAACCAATATCTGTATTTGA
- the LOC115989013 gene encoding uncharacterized protein LOC115989013, with protein sequence MVKAPKNVTYTSLQIQKEILHVISTKVKKVIREEIGDAKFCILVDKARDESMKEQMAVVLRYVDTNGFMRERFFGIVHVIDTAAGQGYDGASNMQGEWNGLQALILNDCPYAYYIHCFAHRLQLALVGALKAVVPLNRFFTKLILVINNIRASCKHIEQLKIARASNIAYLIDIEELEIGKGLNQMVTLQRPGDTRWDNFYPIDFTDDEKNDLKKELDLYKVVKLVLTLSVSTATTERAFSAMNVIKTDLCNKMEDEFLSDTMIFIERDIVATISTDSIIDDFEDLKRRRVPFS encoded by the exons ATGGTAAAAGCTCCAAAAAATGTCACCTACACATCACTTCagattcaaaaagaaattttacatgtTATTTCAACTAAAGTGAAGAAGGTAATTAGGGAAGAAATTGGTGATGCAAAGTTTTGCATATTGGTTGATAAAGCTCGTGATGAGTCCATGAAAGAGCAAATGGCTGTGGTTTTAAGATATGTTGATACAAATGGCTTTATGCGAGAACGATTTTTTGGGATTGTTCATGTTATTGACACTGCAGCA GGGCAAGGATATGATGGTGCAAGCAACATGCAGGGTGAGTGGAATGGATTacaagctttgattttgaatgattgTCCATATGCTTACTACATTCATTGTTTTGCACATCGCTTACAATTGGCATTAGTAGGAGCATTAAAAGCAGTTGTCCCTCTTAATAGATTTTTCACTAAATTGATTTTGGTTATCAATAATATTCGTGCTTCATGCAAACATATTGAGCAATTAAAAATTGCTAGAGCTTCTAACATTgcatatttgattgatattgaAGAGCTTGAGATTGGGAAAGGACTTAATCAAATGGTCACTTTACAGCGACCTGGAGATACTCGTTGGG ATAATTTTTATCCAATAGACTTCACAGATGATGAAAAGAATGATTTGAAAAAGGAACTTGATCTTTATAA AGTGGTCAAGCTTGTGCTTACTCTTTCCGTTTCTACTGCAACTACAGAGCGAGCATTTTCAGCTATGAATGTCATCAAAACTGACCTTTGCAACAAAATGGAAGATGAGTTTTTGTCAGACACTATGATATTCATTGAAAGGGACATTGTTGCGACAATTAGTACGGATTCAATCATAGATGATTTCGAAGATTTAAAAAGACGGCGAGTTCCATTTTCATAA
- the LOC115989001 gene encoding uncharacterized protein LOC115989001, protein MEEYKATNKSMASTATQVEGRGTWAPPPENVFKVNVDGAIFTGQKATGVGMIIRDDKGRLEAAMSKKINAPLGAVEAGAMAYETGLMFAKDIGIQDFIIEGDSLVIHHALCEASTPPSSVAAVVQGMKEICREFCGVEFSHVRRQGNKPAHLLIKHAFGIVDFIAWIEENPYFLEQALIYDVTSSSTF, encoded by the coding sequence ATGGAGGAGTATAAGGCAACTAATAAGAGTATGGCTAGCACAGCAACGCAGGTTGAAGGTAGAGGTACATGGGCTCCACCTCcagaaaatgttttcaaagtTAATGTCGATGGGGCTATTTTTACAGGTCAAAAAGCAACGGGTGTTGGAATGATTATCAGAGATGACAAGGGTAGGCTTGAGGCTGCAATGAGCAAGAAGATAAATGCTCCATTGGGTGCTGTAGAGGCAGGGGCTATGGCTTATGAAACAGGTTTGATGTTTGCAAAGGATATAGGCATTCAAGACTTTATCATTGAAGGAGACTCACTTGTTATCCATCATGCCTTATGTGAAGCATCCACCCCGCCCTCCTCTGTGGCTGCTGTAGTACAAGGAATGAAGGAAATATGTAGGGAATTCTGTGGGGTTGAGTTTTCTCATGTTAGGAGACAGGGCAATAAACCTGCCCACCTCCTAATTAAACATGCTTTTGGCATTGTTGACTTCATTGCTTGGATTGAAGAAAATCCTTACTTTCTTGAGCAAGCTCTTATCTATGATGTAACAAGTTCATCTACCTTTTAA